The Syntrophorhabdaceae bacterium genomic interval CTGCGCACGATCTTGGAGGTCTCCTGAAATGCCCTTCTCTTCTTGCTCTCGATCCATCTTGCCCTTAACCTTTTGATCTCTCCTTCAACTGCCTTTTGTACCTTCAGGTTCCCGTAGCGTTCAAAAAAAAGTCCCTTCTCTTTCTCGTTGAGGTCCTCATAGATCATGGTAAGGGCGTGGGTGAGGTTGGAAAGCTCATCTTTATCGCTAAGGGCATCTTTTAATTTTGTCTTGTGGAGATCAATGAGATACAGGAGATTGCCGGACACAAGCACATTGTCGAGATGGAGGTCGTTATGACAGACACCGTTCTCCTTCAACCCCCTGAGAAGTTCTGCGAGTGCAGGGATTAATCTTTCACGGTACCCATGCCTGAAAAATACACGGACAAACCCCTCGCCGTCGATCCGATCCTGGACCACGCAGGAGCGCTTCCTGCCGACCCCGTACCCAAGGCACCCAGGCGTCCTGATCCCGATCGAGGCCAGCCGCTTCCCTGTCTCATATTCTTTTTTACCCCTGGGGACTGTTCTGTTCCTCAGTGCGCCGAGGGCCCCTTTCTCGACAAAGGTCTTTATGAAGACCTCTCCTTCTTTATAGGGCACGGTAATGTAATGCCTCCGCGCGTCCGATACCTCCGGCAGCTTCTCAAGCACGGCCGAGAGTCCCTCGTCTTCAAGAAACCATTTCATGCCTTTTATCCGGAATTCCTTCATCGTGCTGATCCGCCCGGGAGGGTATCCAGGATCTCTGCAACCCTTGGTCCCCAGATATTCAGGGAATAACGTTCTTCGGCGATCTTCCTCGAAGCCATCCCCATGGCCCTCCGCAGGTCAACGTCTCCCCGAAGCCTATCGATGGCGTCCTTCCAGCCTTCCGCGTCCTTCCTTGAAAACCCGTTATGCCCGTCGATGATCATGTCCTGCACAACGCCGACAGGGTGGGCAACCGAGGGGAGCCCCGCTGCCATATACTGGATCAGCTTGAGGCCGCACTTCCCCAGGGACCAGATATCGTCCTTCACCGGCATGATCCCCATATCGAAACTCAGGATGGACTGTTTCTCCCTGTCGTAATCCCATTGTTCAAAGAGCATCCCTTTTTTCATCCCCTCCGGGGGCTTGTCGGCGACGATCTTGCACTCCACGCCTTCCTGGTCAGCATAATAATCCAATAACTCCCGTATATCGGCGAGGTACTTTAATGTTGCGCTGCTTCCTATCCATCCGATGACAAAGGGCTTCTTTGGCCCGTGTTGTTTCACCGGGTATTCACCAATATCGACGACCGTAGGGATATAATGGACACCGGTCGCTTTATACTTCATTGCCTCATCGGCAAGAAATTGGTTGCCGCACAACACAACGTCTGAGGCCTTTACCATGCCTTCAAATCTCCTCTGCCGTGTCGTGCTCGCACCCCGGCTTCCATACATCACCGCGTCATCGAAATCGTAGACCATCTTCTTCGAGAGCTTTCTGAAAAGAGACAACTTGAAAGGATTGAGCAATACCCGCTGGACATAGGTTATGTCTGACTGCATGATCTCTTTGAGCACCCTGGGGAGACTCGTCTTTGTTGTCAACAGCGTGACCGTGAAGCCGCTTTTCTCCAGGTACGGGAAGTATTGATGGATCCTGTACCCCCGTGGATTCTCTTTTGTAAAAATGTTGTGGGTGAAAAAAAGGATCTTCTTCATAGGATTCTTAAGAGAATTGGTCCCTGTCCGCGCCTATCGCTTCTTAAAACCTGCGAGCCATCTCTTCAAACCCCTGCCGCCTCTGATATCAACTGCCTTCAGCTTGTTTTCGTCGGCAACAGGTCCTTTGACAAGTTCTTTGGGGCCAACAGCTTCAACGAGGTAGTCCTCAATGACCAGGTAATCCATCTCGGTGGACATGAAACATCTCAAGGCATCCTGCGGGGTCTCTACAATAGGTTCACCGGCTATATTAAAAGAGGTGTTCAGTATGACCGGAACATTGGTAATGTTATAGAACTCCTTGATGAGATCATAATACCTGCCGTTGTCGTTTTTCGTCACTGTCTGGACCCGCGCAGTGCCGTCAACATGGGTAATCGCAGGGACTACCGACTGTTTGTCGTCTTTCACCGCGGCAATGAGGAGCATATAGGGGCTCTCGCAATCGAGATCAAAATATTCAGAGGCATGCTCCAGGAGGACCGATGGCGCAAAAGGGCGGAACCCTTCCCTGTGCTTCACCTTCGCGTTCAGGACATCCTTCATCCCCGGTTTTCCCGGGTCGCAGATGATGCTCCTGTGCCCAAGGGCGCGGGGGCCGATCTCGCTCCCGCCCTCCAGCCAGCCCAGTATCTTCCCGTCGGCCAGAAGTCCGGCAGTCCTTTTTACAATATCCTGCTCCTTTGTAAACCGGATGTTTGGCGTATTTCGCAGTGCATCGAGGATCTCCTCTTCGCTGTAAGTCCTGCCGAGGTACGCGTTTTTGAACCGGTACT includes:
- a CDS encoding lipopolysaccharide kinase InaA family protein, translating into MKWFLEDEGLSAVLEKLPEVSDARRHYITVPYKEGEVFIKTFVEKGALGALRNRTVPRGKKEYETGKRLASIGIRTPGCLGYGVGRKRSCVVQDRIDGEGFVRVFFRHGYRERLIPALAELLRGLKENGVCHNDLHLDNVLVSGNLLYLIDLHKTKLKDALSDKDELSNLTHALTMIYEDLNEKEKGLFFERYGNLKVQKAVEGEIKRLRARWIESKKRRAFQETSKIVR
- a CDS encoding glycosyltransferase family 4 protein; its protein translation is MKKILFFTHNIFTKENPRGYRIHQYFPYLEKSGFTVTLLTTKTSLPRVLKEIMQSDITYVQRVLLNPFKLSLFRKLSKKMVYDFDDAVMYGSRGASTTRQRRFEGMVKASDVVLCGNQFLADEAMKYKATGVHYIPTVVDIGEYPVKQHGPKKPFVIGWIGSSATLKYLADIRELLDYYADQEGVECKIVADKPPEGMKKGMLFEQWDYDREKQSILSFDMGIMPVKDDIWSLGKCGLKLIQYMAAGLPSVAHPVGVVQDMIIDGHNGFSRKDAEGWKDAIDRLRGDVDLRRAMGMASRKIAEERYSLNIWGPRVAEILDTLPGGSAR